From a region of the Synechococcus sp. PCC 7502 genome:
- the psaB gene encoding photosystem I core protein PsaB — protein sequence MATKFPKYSQDIANDPSTRRIWYAIATANDFESHDGVTEESLYQKIFASHFGHLAIIFLWTSGNLFHVAWQGNFEQWIKDPLNISPIAHAIWDPHFGQSAVEAFTQGGASGPVNISFSGVYHWWYTIGIRTNAELYAGAIALLIFSSILLFAGWLHLQPSFRPSLSWFKNAESRLNHHLAGLFGVSSLAWTGHLVHVAIPESRGIHVGWDNFLSVPPHPAGLAPFFTGNWGVYAQNPDTAGHIFNSAQGAGTAILTFLGGFHPQTESLWLTDIAHHHLAIAVIFIIAGHQYRTNFGIGSSIKEILNAHRPPEGTPFGGALGAGHKGLYDTINNSLHFQLGLALASLGVVTSLVAQHMYSLPSYAFIAKDYTTQAALYTHHQYIAGFLMVGAFAHGAIFFIRDYDPEANKDNVLARILDHKEAIISHLSWVSLFLGFHTLGIYVHNDVMQAFGTPEKQILIEPVFAQWIQAAHGKALYGFDTLLSNSSSIATTAWPNAGNVWLPGWLQAINAGDNSLFLTIGPGDLLVHHAIALGLHTTTLILVKGALDARGSKLMPDKKDFGYSFPCDGPGRGGTCDISAWDSFYLAMFWMLNTIGWVTFYWHWKHLAVWQGNTAQFDSSSVTIMGWLRDYLWLNSSQLINGYNPYGMNNIAVWSWIFLFGHLVWATGFMFLISWRGYWQELIETLVWAHQRTPLAQLVSWKDKPVALSIVQARLVGLAHFTVGYIFTYAAFLIASTSTAFG from the coding sequence ATGGCAACTAAATTCCCTAAATATAGCCAAGACATCGCTAACGATCCTTCTACTCGTAGAATTTGGTATGCGATCGCTACGGCTAATGACTTTGAAAGTCACGATGGCGTAACTGAAGAAAGTCTTTACCAAAAGATTTTTGCTTCTCACTTTGGTCATCTGGCAATTATCTTTCTTTGGACTTCAGGTAATCTTTTCCATGTCGCTTGGCAAGGCAACTTCGAGCAATGGATCAAAGACCCTCTAAACATCAGCCCGATCGCCCATGCGATTTGGGATCCTCACTTCGGTCAAAGTGCTGTAGAGGCATTTACCCAAGGCGGGGCATCTGGTCCAGTTAATATCTCTTTCTCTGGTGTCTATCACTGGTGGTACACCATCGGTATTCGGACAAATGCTGAGCTTTATGCTGGAGCGATCGCTCTATTAATCTTCTCAAGCATTTTGCTATTTGCTGGCTGGCTCCACCTCCAACCTAGTTTTCGTCCTAGCTTGTCTTGGTTCAAGAATGCTGAATCTCGACTAAATCACCACTTAGCTGGTTTGTTCGGAGTAAGTTCCTTAGCTTGGACTGGTCACTTAGTTCATGTGGCAATTCCCGAATCCCGTGGTATCCATGTCGGTTGGGACAACTTCTTGAGTGTTCCCCCTCACCCAGCAGGGCTTGCACCTTTCTTTACTGGTAATTGGGGCGTGTATGCTCAAAATCCTGATACGGCAGGTCATATTTTTAACTCTGCCCAAGGTGCTGGCACCGCAATTCTGACCTTCCTTGGTGGATTCCATCCCCAAACTGAGTCTCTGTGGTTAACTGACATTGCCCATCACCACTTAGCGATCGCTGTCATCTTCATTATTGCTGGTCATCAATATCGTACTAACTTTGGTATTGGTAGCAGCATTAAGGAAATTTTGAATGCTCACCGTCCACCTGAAGGTACTCCCTTTGGTGGTGCTTTAGGTGCAGGTCATAAAGGTCTCTATGACACGATCAATAACTCTTTACACTTCCAATTGGGTCTAGCTCTTGCTTCTTTAGGTGTAGTTACATCTCTGGTGGCACAGCACATGTACTCTTTACCTTCCTATGCTTTTATTGCTAAGGATTACACCACTCAGGCTGCTCTTTATACCCATCACCAGTATATTGCTGGATTCTTGATGGTTGGGGCATTTGCCCATGGTGCGATCTTCTTCATTCGTGATTATGATCCTGAAGCAAATAAAGATAACGTTCTAGCTCGTATTCTTGATCACAAAGAAGCGATTATCTCTCACCTAAGCTGGGTATCTTTATTCTTGGGCTTCCATACCTTAGGTATTTATGTTCATAACGACGTAATGCAAGCCTTTGGTACCCCTGAAAAGCAAATCTTGATCGAACCTGTATTTGCTCAATGGATTCAAGCTGCCCACGGTAAGGCTCTGTATGGTTTTGATACTTTGCTGTCTAACTCTTCTAGTATTGCCACCACCGCTTGGCCCAATGCTGGTAATGTGTGGCTACCTGGATGGTTACAAGCTATCAACGCTGGTGACAACTCCTTATTCTTAACAATTGGACCTGGTGACTTATTGGTTCATCATGCGATCGCCCTTGGTTTGCACACCACTACCTTAATCTTGGTTAAAGGTGCCTTAGACGCTCGTGGTTCTAAACTGATGCCAGATAAAAAAGACTTTGGCTACAGCTTCCCTTGTGATGGACCCGGTCGTGGCGGTACTTGCGATATCTCGGCTTGGGATTCCTTTTACCTGGCTATGTTCTGGATGCTGAATACGATCGGTTGGGTAACCTTCTACTGGCACTGGAAACATTTGGCAGTATGGCAGGGTAACACTGCTCAGTTTGATAGCTCTTCAGTAACAATCATGGGTTGGTTGCGTGATTACCTATGGTTGAATTCTTCTCAGTTAATCAATGGTTATAACCCCTATGGGATGAATAACATCGCTGTTTGGTCTTGGATATTCCTATTCGGTCACCTCGTATGGGCAACTGGATTCATGTTCTTGATCTCTTGGCGTGGTTACTGGCAAGAATTGATCGAAACCTTGGTATGGGCGCACCAACGTACTCCT